In the Victivallis sp. Marseille-Q1083 genome, one interval contains:
- a CDS encoding DUF790 family protein, translating to MLTRDLLSYRRRGEYLKLPFIDPLQPRLLETAARLLAIYGQALTDRMRREELEELLDPLLKGQGEPKLLGGLNKLILDGCEFSGADGGDYGPNRAELFDCSAAALSKGTDYPTYRATILAAAPWAAEDIYADLPQNERLLKMRRLFPRELLERYNVSLVQSLLLYADRLELTVADAEPAKLRRLFKYLKFFRLLATIRRYRSNSPRWKGKTALQLEISGPFALFDNSRKYGLQLACFFPAVCALQCWQLSAAIRLNGQAGKLVLDENSKLVSHYRNFSSYVPEEIAMFHKLFKEKIADWEIVGETPFLPVGGQEVIFPDLSFHHTGGDTTVHLELFHRWHYTQLKQRLAQLTNSDKTPALLLGIDRSLLKEEEFESLLAGYPQLQSKVFYFRDFPGVERVHKMLNLQLP from the coding sequence ATGCTGACGCGCGATTTGCTCAGCTACCGGCGGCGCGGGGAATATCTGAAGCTGCCGTTCATCGATCCGCTGCAGCCGCGGCTGCTGGAGACCGCCGCCCGCCTGCTGGCAATTTACGGGCAGGCGCTGACCGACCGGATGCGGCGGGAAGAGCTGGAGGAGTTGCTCGATCCGCTGCTGAAGGGACAGGGCGAACCGAAATTGCTGGGCGGCCTCAACAAATTGATTCTGGACGGCTGCGAATTTTCCGGTGCCGACGGAGGCGACTACGGCCCGAACCGGGCGGAATTGTTCGACTGCAGTGCGGCCGCGCTGTCGAAGGGGACGGACTATCCAACTTACCGGGCAACCATTCTTGCGGCGGCGCCGTGGGCGGCCGAAGACATTTATGCCGACCTGCCGCAGAATGAGCGGCTGCTCAAAATGCGCCGGTTGTTTCCGCGCGAACTTCTGGAACGCTACAACGTTTCCCTGGTTCAGTCGCTGCTGCTCTACGCCGACCGCCTGGAATTGACGGTGGCGGATGCCGAACCGGCCAAATTGCGGCGTTTGTTCAAGTACCTGAAGTTTTTCCGGCTGCTGGCCACCATCCGGCGTTACCGATCGAACTCGCCGCGCTGGAAAGGCAAAACCGCGCTGCAACTGGAGATCAGCGGACCGTTTGCGCTGTTCGACAACAGCCGCAAATACGGTCTGCAACTGGCCTGTTTTTTTCCGGCCGTCTGTGCGCTGCAATGCTGGCAGTTGAGCGCCGCGATCCGTTTGAACGGCCAGGCCGGCAAGCTGGTGCTGGACGAAAACAGCAAGCTGGTGTCGCATTACCGCAACTTTTCCAGCTACGTGCCGGAAGAGATCGCCATGTTTCACAAATTGTTCAAAGAGAAAATCGCCGATTGGGAAATTGTCGGCGAAACGCCGTTTCTGCCGGTCGGCGGTCAGGAGGTGATCTTTCCGGATCTGAGTTTCCACCATACGGGCGGCGATACGACGGTCCATCTGGAACTGTTTCACCGTTGGCACTACACCCAGCTCAAACAGCGCCTGGCCCAGCTGACGAACAGCGACAAAACGCCGGCTTTATTATTGGGCATCGACCGGTCCCTGCTCAAAGAAGAGGAATTCGAATCCCTGCTGGCCGGTTATCCGCAGTTGCAGTCCAAGGTGTTCTACTTCCGCGATTTTCCCGGCGTCGAACGCGTCCATAAAATGTTGAACCTGCAACTGCCGTGA
- a CDS encoding arsenate reductase family protein: MKYLFVEYPPCSTCRKAKKFLDDHRIAHVDRHIVENTPNAAELTAWIERSRLPLKKFFNTSGLLYKSLHLKERLPELSEAEAIRLLSSNGMLIKRPLLIGDDLVLVGFDAEKYAELTAGGRD, translated from the coding sequence ATGAAATATCTGTTTGTCGAATATCCCCCCTGCTCCACCTGCCGGAAGGCAAAAAAATTTCTGGACGATCACCGGATCGCCCATGTCGACCGCCATATCGTCGAAAACACCCCGAACGCGGCGGAACTGACCGCCTGGATCGAACGCAGCCGGCTGCCGCTGAAAAAGTTTTTCAACACCAGCGGCCTGCTCTATAAAAGCCTGCATTTGAAGGAACGGCTGCCGGAGCTGTCCGAAGCGGAAGCCATTCGCCTGCTCAGTTCCAACGGCATGCTGATCAAACGGCCGCTGCTGATCGGCGACGATCTGGTACTGGTCGGTTTCGATGCCGAAAAATATGCCGAATTGACCGCCGGCGGCCGGGACTGA
- a CDS encoding YwbE family protein, with product MNGRNRSDIGIGLLVDVVLKKDQPTGRLTRGHVKRILTSSPTHPHGIKVMLEEGNQVGRVQRIIEEEL from the coding sequence ATGAATGGACGCAATCGTTCCGACATCGGCATCGGCCTGCTGGTGGATGTCGTCTTGAAAAAAGATCAACCGACCGGCAGGCTGACGCGCGGCCACGTCAAACGAATCCTGACCAGCAGTCCCACCCATCCGCACGGCATCAAAGTGATGCTGGAAGAAGGCAATCAGGTCGGCCGGGTGCAACGCATCATCGAGGAGGAACTGTGA
- a CDS encoding heavy metal translocating P-type ATPase: MAHSHQQHHGHEHPRQPVGGCGGCPGCSCESTGLNLTGPEEKSWVWKDHWLLIASALLTLCLIVIDAIDQIDLSPYLRVPLYVAAYLAAAYPVLLEAGRELKAGNVFNEFSLMSLATFGAFYLGEYAEGVTVMLFYCIGELFQDAAVDHARRSIKKLLDIRPDRVTVERDGQTATVQAAEVKIGEIIRIKPDEKVALDGVLLSPQADFNTAALTGESKPDTRRAGEPVLAGMINGRTACTIRVTAAYADTVLSRVLHLVEDATARKSKVQLFITRFARIYTPAVILLALLIIAMPYFFVADYQFDQWFYRALVFLVLSCPCALVISIPLGYFGGIGLASRHGVLFKGANYLDALRQIDCVVLDKTGTLTRGVFKVAELIPAEAIDPAELLAGVIALERHSNHPIARALLEFAPQADAGVKATDLREIPGRGLEGTIGGRQFQLGNPHWLAAEGIAVAPVSLETPQTVVALARDRQYLGCIIIADELKPDAKQAVAGLKAAHLQTVVLSGDRGTLVEALGRELQVDAACGDLLPQDKLAKVQALVDAGHKVAFVGDGVNDAPAIALAQVGIAMGGLGSDGTIEVADVVIQNDQPSKLLTALQVSHLTRNVVVQNIALAMGVKGIVLLLGGFGMATLWEAVFADVGVALLAILNAVRLQRQKLS, translated from the coding sequence ATGGCTCATTCCCATCAACAACACCACGGGCACGAACACCCCCGCCAGCCGGTCGGCGGCTGCGGCGGCTGTCCGGGCTGCTCGTGTGAATCCACAGGACTCAATTTAACCGGTCCGGAGGAAAAAAGCTGGGTCTGGAAAGATCACTGGCTGCTGATCGCCTCGGCGCTGCTGACCCTGTGTCTGATCGTCATCGACGCGATCGATCAAATCGACCTGAGTCCTTATCTGCGCGTCCCTCTGTACGTCGCCGCCTATCTGGCGGCGGCCTATCCGGTTCTGCTGGAAGCCGGCCGGGAATTGAAAGCGGGAAATGTGTTCAATGAGTTTTCGCTGATGAGCCTGGCCACCTTCGGCGCTTTCTATCTCGGCGAATATGCCGAAGGCGTCACCGTGATGCTGTTTTACTGCATCGGCGAACTCTTTCAGGACGCGGCGGTCGATCATGCCAGGCGCTCAATCAAAAAACTGCTGGACATTCGTCCCGACCGGGTCACCGTCGAACGCGACGGCCAAACCGCCACCGTTCAAGCGGCCGAGGTCAAAATCGGTGAAATCATCCGGATCAAACCGGATGAAAAAGTGGCGCTCGACGGCGTTCTGCTGTCGCCGCAGGCGGATTTCAACACCGCCGCATTGACCGGTGAAAGCAAACCGGATACCCGCCGGGCCGGCGAACCGGTGTTGGCCGGCATGATCAACGGCCGGACGGCCTGCACCATCCGGGTGACCGCCGCTTACGCCGATACGGTTCTGTCGCGGGTGCTGCACCTGGTCGAAGACGCGACGGCCCGGAAATCGAAAGTGCAATTGTTCATCACCCGGTTCGCCCGGATTTACACGCCGGCGGTCATCCTGCTGGCCTTGCTGATCATCGCAATGCCGTACTTTTTCGTCGCCGATTATCAGTTCGATCAATGGTTCTACCGGGCGCTGGTGTTCCTGGTGCTCTCCTGTCCCTGCGCGCTGGTCATCTCGATTCCGCTCGGCTATTTCGGCGGGATCGGCCTGGCTTCGCGCCACGGCGTCCTCTTCAAAGGGGCCAACTATCTCGACGCGCTGCGGCAGATCGACTGCGTCGTCCTCGACAAGACCGGCACTTTGACCCGCGGCGTCTTCAAGGTCGCCGAATTGATTCCGGCCGAAGCAATCGACCCAGCCGAATTGCTCGCCGGCGTCATCGCGCTGGAACGGCACTCCAACCATCCGATCGCCCGGGCGTTACTGGAATTCGCCCCGCAGGCCGACGCCGGTGTGAAAGCGACGGACCTCCGGGAAATACCGGGACGCGGCCTGGAAGGCACGATCGGCGGCAGGCAATTCCAACTCGGCAATCCCCATTGGCTGGCCGCCGAAGGAATCGCCGTCGCCCCGGTCAGCCTGGAGACGCCGCAAACCGTCGTGGCGCTGGCGCGCGACCGGCAATACCTCGGCTGCATCATCATCGCCGACGAATTGAAACCGGATGCGAAGCAAGCCGTCGCCGGACTCAAAGCGGCACACCTGCAGACGGTGGTTCTCTCCGGCGACCGCGGGACGTTGGTCGAAGCGCTGGGCAGGGAGTTGCAGGTAGATGCCGCCTGCGGCGATCTGCTGCCGCAGGACAAGTTGGCCAAAGTGCAAGCCCTGGTCGACGCGGGCCATAAAGTTGCGTTCGTCGGCGACGGCGTCAATGACGCGCCGGCCATCGCGCTGGCCCAGGTCGGCATCGCCATGGGCGGGCTCGGCAGCGACGGCACCATCGAAGTCGCCGATGTGGTCATCCAGAACGATCAGCCGTCCAAACTGCTGACCGCCTTGCAGGTCAGCCACCTGACCCGCAACGTGGTTGTGCAGAACATTGCGCTGGCGATGGGCGTCAAGGGAATCGTGCTGCTGCTCGGCGGTTTCGGCATGGCGACGCTGTGGGAAGCGGTATTCGCCGATGTCGGCGTCGCCCTGCTGGCCATTCTGAACGCCGTCCGGCTGCAGCGGCAAAAATTGTCCTGA
- a CDS encoding metal-sensing transcriptional repressor, with translation MSEHVNHEAVIKRLKRAEGHLKSVITMMEQGKPCMDIAQQLHAVVGALENAKVTFMESHINDCLDKAIRNPAEAQHVLKDFKTITRYMK, from the coding sequence ATGAGTGAACATGTCAACCATGAAGCAGTCATCAAACGGCTGAAACGGGCCGAAGGCCATTTGAAAAGCGTCATAACGATGATGGAACAGGGCAAACCCTGCATGGACATCGCCCAGCAACTGCATGCCGTCGTCGGCGCACTGGAAAATGCCAAGGTGACATTCATGGAGTCGCACATCAACGACTGTCTGGACAAAGCAATCCGCAATCCGGCCGAAGCCCAACATGTTTTAAAAGATTTCAAGACGATCACAAGGTATATGAAGTAA
- a CDS encoding DMT family transporter yields the protein MIDLPAWLLPILCSALALGIYDLCKKHAVRDNSVMPVLFFATFSGTLLFVAGSALSGNFTTAILCTPRQWWLLAVKSLLVGTSWTCVYYAMRELPISIASPIRASAPLWTFLGSLLLFGEIPTVLQGVGMLAIFLGYYLFSILGLQEGISFRKHRGVHLIILGTVLGAISALYDKYLLNVIQIPRDTVQLWFSLDLVVLLGGAYLIRRFLPARNRPFQWRWSIPLTGILLVAADYLYFYAVSLPDIHISILSLVRRGSCVVTFVFGVYYFHDRNVRRKAWALALILLGVLMLALAQPS from the coding sequence ATGATCGACTTACCGGCCTGGCTGTTGCCGATTCTCTGCTCCGCGCTCGCGCTGGGCATCTACGATTTATGCAAGAAACACGCGGTTCGCGACAATTCCGTGATGCCGGTGCTCTTTTTCGCCACATTCTCCGGCACGCTGCTGTTCGTCGCCGGCAGCGCACTGAGCGGCAATTTCACCACCGCCATTCTCTGCACGCCGCGGCAATGGTGGCTGCTGGCGGTCAAATCTCTGCTGGTCGGCACCAGCTGGACCTGCGTTTACTATGCGATGCGGGAACTGCCGATTTCGATCGCTTCGCCGATCCGCGCTTCCGCCCCGTTGTGGACGTTTCTCGGCAGCCTGCTGTTGTTCGGCGAAATACCGACCGTACTGCAGGGTGTCGGCATGCTGGCGATTTTCCTCGGGTACTACCTATTTTCCATTCTCGGTCTGCAGGAAGGAATCTCGTTCCGGAAACATCGCGGCGTCCATCTGATCATTCTCGGTACCGTACTCGGCGCGATCTCCGCTCTCTATGACAAATACCTGCTCAACGTCATCCAAATTCCGCGCGATACCGTCCAGCTCTGGTTTTCGCTCGACCTGGTCGTTTTGCTCGGCGGCGCCTATCTCATCCGCCGGTTTCTGCCGGCGCGCAACCGGCCGTTTCAATGGCGCTGGTCGATCCCGCTGACCGGTATTCTGCTGGTTGCCGCCGATTACCTTTATTTTTACGCAGTCAGCCTGCCGGATATCCACATTTCGATCCTGTCGCTGGTGCGCCGCGGCAGTTGCGTGGTGACATTCGTCTTCGGCGTTTATTACTTCCATGACCGCAATGTCCGCCGCAAAGCCTGGGCGCTGGCGCTGATTTTACTGGGAGTCCTCATGCTGGCGCTGGCCCAGCCTTCCTGA
- a CDS encoding TM2 domain-containing protein, which produces MKKYIVCPDCGRKSLVADNQCGQIGVCGKCFSKFFIGWRPQGQAETIVLPEYQEDGEASQAVPALRLNDGGAATVATGLETLQTNRFIVGLAAILLGAFGIHKFILGYPKAGLIMLVVTIAGGALSFGLASTAMGIIGIIEGILYITCSQEDFRQRYIVNRRAWF; this is translated from the coding sequence ATGAAAAAATATATCGTCTGTCCCGACTGCGGCCGGAAAAGCCTGGTTGCCGACAACCAATGCGGCCAGATCGGCGTCTGCGGCAAATGTTTCAGTAAATTTTTCATCGGCTGGCGGCCGCAGGGCCAGGCGGAAACAATCGTCCTGCCGGAATATCAGGAGGACGGCGAAGCCTCGCAAGCCGTTCCGGCTCTGCGGCTGAATGACGGCGGCGCCGCAACCGTCGCGACCGGCCTGGAAACCCTGCAAACCAACCGCTTTATCGTCGGTCTCGCGGCAATCCTGCTGGGCGCTTTCGGCATTCATAAATTCATCCTCGGCTACCCGAAAGCCGGGCTCATCATGCTGGTGGTGACGATTGCCGGCGGAGCTCTCTCCTTCGGCCTGGCTTCGACGGCAATGGGAATCATCGGCATCATCGAGGGCATCCTGTATATAACGTGCAGCCAGGAAGACTTCCGGCAGCGCTATATCGTCAACCGCCGGGCGTGGTTCTGA
- a CDS encoding pyridoxal phosphate-dependent aminotransferase, translating into MQLISDEIKGFLANSSWIRKMFEAGIELKKQYGNDQVFDFSLGNPDLPPPPSVKQALEKIAGQAGQPFSLGYMPNAGYDQVRARVAAKVAAEQDVELSAGQVVMSCGAAGGINALFRAILTPGDEVVCPAPYFVEYDFYAGNYGAKLHAVPTRPLSFELDLPALAAAITPRTRAFIINSPNNPTGQIYSAAEIAELGKLLAAKSAEYGRVIYLISDEPYRFLNFDGVEIPSVFRHYQYSIVIGSFSKTLSLGGERIGYVACNPAIPGVAELVGAVILTTRILGYVNAPAVAQKILLDCLDSQVDLNIYRRRRDVMAEVLTAAGIEFTLPRGAFYFFPKSPTADENIFIQALLAERVLAVPGRGFGCAGYFRLTFCMDETVIRRSADGFRRAVERIGVAKGVK; encoded by the coding sequence ATGCAGTTGATTTCCGATGAAATAAAAGGCTTCCTGGCGAATTCCTCGTGGATCCGCAAAATGTTCGAAGCCGGCATCGAATTGAAAAAACAGTACGGCAACGATCAGGTTTTCGATTTCAGCCTCGGCAATCCGGACCTGCCGCCGCCGCCGAGCGTCAAACAGGCGCTGGAGAAGATCGCCGGCCAGGCCGGCCAGCCCTTTTCCCTCGGTTACATGCCGAATGCCGGCTATGATCAGGTGCGCGCCAGAGTCGCCGCCAAAGTCGCCGCCGAACAGGACGTCGAGCTTTCCGCCGGCCAGGTAGTGATGAGCTGCGGCGCCGCCGGCGGCATCAATGCGCTTTTCCGGGCGATTCTGACGCCGGGCGATGAAGTGGTCTGTCCGGCGCCCTACTTCGTCGAATACGATTTCTACGCCGGCAATTACGGCGCCAAACTGCATGCGGTGCCGACCAGGCCGTTGAGCTTCGAGCTGGACCTGCCGGCGCTGGCCGCCGCGATCACGCCGCGCACCCGGGCGTTCATCATCAATTCGCCGAACAATCCGACCGGCCAGATTTACTCGGCGGCGGAAATCGCCGAACTGGGCAAACTGCTGGCGGCCAAGTCGGCCGAATACGGCCGGGTCATCTATCTGATTTCCGATGAGCCGTACCGTTTTCTCAATTTTGACGGGGTTGAAATTCCGTCGGTATTCCGGCATTATCAGTACAGCATCGTCATCGGCTCCTTCTCCAAAACGCTGTCGCTCGGCGGCGAACGGATCGGTTATGTCGCCTGCAATCCGGCGATTCCCGGGGTCGCGGAGCTGGTCGGCGCGGTCATTCTGACCACCCGGATTCTCGGCTATGTCAACGCGCCGGCCGTGGCGCAAAAGATTCTGCTCGACTGCCTCGACAGCCAGGTCGATTTGAACATCTACCGCCGCCGCCGCGACGTGATGGCGGAGGTGCTGACCGCTGCCGGCATCGAATTCACATTGCCGCGCGGCGCATTTTATTTCTTCCCGAAATCGCCGACGGCCGATGAAAATATCTTTATCCAGGCGCTGCTGGCGGAACGGGTGTTGGCGGTGCCGGGTCGCGGCTTCGGCTGCGCCGGTTATTTCCGGTTGACTTTCTGCATGGACGAAACGGTCATCCGGCGTTCCGCCGACGGATTCAGACGGGCGGTGGAACGAATCGGCGTTGCAAAGGGGGTAAAATAA
- a CDS encoding SGNH/GDSL hydrolase family protein, translating into MMKWSGGIWVGIGVFGLLLQLPLAAGSVFEEQMADSVAWGGDENALVANETLDGRPVLKFTLPGRRHCQFNGNAVGKNALKLEIQRLDTDFWLTIRLGSRPYYDCFSAMVPIAGEGWQTVIVPFEQFLPGFDVVYSSPSPLAPEAVIRGKIGGAILPLEELNTVTFGSYWQISHRNEPIAPYSFLVRNIELAAIGEGERPAGAVEPERSRTLDEVVKKMAAGEAVTIDCIGDSITAGTSVEQPERNAYPSLLQAQLRQAFDNEQIVVRNLGVGGAFSFELRLWAQRDLTEFPADLVTVMVGFNDRIYNVDREIYRQAMLDYVDRVRHSAAVAPALVLLTPSPGLGDRYHTQDELAEAIRTIGVEKQLPVVDVSAAFQALPMEEFESLMADFAHPNKRGQALIADRLAALFRQAR; encoded by the coding sequence ATGATGAAATGGTCTGGCGGAATTTGGGTCGGAATCGGCGTGTTCGGATTACTGCTGCAGTTGCCGCTGGCAGCCGGTTCGGTTTTTGAGGAGCAGATGGCCGATAGCGTCGCCTGGGGCGGCGATGAAAATGCGTTGGTGGCGAATGAAACGCTCGACGGCCGGCCGGTTTTGAAGTTCACTTTGCCGGGGCGGCGCCATTGTCAGTTCAACGGCAACGCCGTCGGCAAAAATGCGCTGAAGTTGGAAATCCAACGGCTCGATACCGATTTCTGGTTGACGATCCGGCTGGGCAGCCGGCCCTATTACGATTGTTTCAGCGCCATGGTGCCGATCGCCGGTGAAGGATGGCAGACGGTGATCGTTCCGTTCGAGCAATTCCTGCCGGGGTTCGATGTCGTCTACAGTTCGCCGTCGCCCCTGGCGCCGGAGGCGGTGATCCGCGGGAAAATCGGCGGCGCGATTCTGCCGCTGGAAGAACTCAATACCGTCACTTTCGGTTCCTACTGGCAGATCAGCCACCGCAATGAGCCGATCGCGCCGTATTCGTTCCTGGTCCGTAATATCGAACTGGCGGCGATCGGGGAAGGGGAACGCCCGGCCGGTGCGGTTGAGCCGGAACGCAGCCGGACGCTTGATGAAGTGGTGAAAAAAATGGCGGCCGGCGAGGCGGTGACCATCGATTGCATCGGCGATTCCATCACCGCCGGCACTTCGGTGGAGCAGCCGGAACGGAACGCCTATCCGAGTTTGCTGCAGGCGCAGTTGCGCCAAGCATTCGACAATGAGCAAATTGTCGTCCGGAATCTCGGTGTCGGCGGCGCTTTCAGCTTCGAGTTGCGGCTGTGGGCGCAACGCGATTTGACCGAGTTTCCGGCCGATCTGGTGACGGTGATGGTCGGCTTCAACGACCGCATCTACAACGTCGACCGGGAAATTTACCGCCAGGCTATGCTCGATTACGTCGACCGGGTGCGGCATTCCGCCGCCGTGGCGCCGGCGCTGGTGCTGCTGACTCCGTCGCCGGGCTTGGGCGACCGTTATCATACCCAGGATGAGCTGGCTGAGGCGATCCGGACGATCGGCGTAGAGAAGCAACTGCCGGTCGTTGACGTTTCCGCCGCGTTCCAGGCTTTGCCGATGGAGGAATTCGAATCGTTGATGGCGGATTTCGCCCATCCGAACAAGCGCGGTCAGGCGCTGATCGCCGACCGGCTTGCCGCGCTGTTTCGGCAAGCCCGCTGA
- the purE gene encoding 5-(carboxyamino)imidazole ribonucleotide mutase, which yields MEKQAKIAVLMGSKSDLPILQGAFQVFEEFGIAYTARVMSAHRTPEIAAQFAAQAAANGIQVIICAAGMAAHLAGVIAAHTTLPVIGIPVASEPFNGLDALLATVQMPPGIPVATVTAGKAGGKNAALYAAAILALGDAELAGKLKEFRRQQTAKIAEMDAALQQELTPMAVKA from the coding sequence ATGGAAAAGCAAGCAAAAATCGCCGTGCTGATGGGCAGCAAAAGCGACCTGCCGATTCTGCAGGGCGCTTTCCAGGTTTTCGAAGAGTTCGGCATCGCCTATACGGCGCGGGTGATGTCAGCGCACCGGACGCCGGAAATCGCGGCGCAATTTGCGGCGCAGGCGGCGGCAAACGGCATTCAGGTGATCATCTGTGCGGCCGGTATGGCGGCACATCTGGCCGGCGTCATCGCCGCGCATACGACGCTGCCGGTCATCGGCATTCCGGTGGCCTCGGAGCCCTTCAACGGGCTTGACGCTTTGCTGGCGACCGTCCAGATGCCGCCGGGCATTCCGGTGGCGACCGTTACGGCCGGCAAAGCCGGCGGCAAAAACGCCGCGCTGTACGCCGCCGCCATCCTGGCGCTCGGCGATGCCGAGCTGGCCGGCAAACTGAAAGAATTCCGCCGTCAGCAGACCGCCAAAATTGCGGAGATGGATGCGGCGCTGCAGCAGGAATTGACGCCGATGGCAGTCAAAGCCTGA
- the rpoZ gene encoding DNA-directed RNA polymerase subunit omega, with product MNNSYLDRAKKQIVDPQILSVVAAKRAKQLSMGARPMVKCDSDNQLDVALLEIAEGLISYDFDGQPGGEAVADGKDMTLPENRQERH from the coding sequence ATGAACAACAGTTATCTCGACCGCGCCAAGAAGCAGATCGTCGATCCGCAGATTTTATCGGTCGTCGCCGCCAAACGGGCCAAACAGCTATCGATGGGCGCCCGGCCGATGGTCAAGTGCGACTCGGACAATCAACTGGACGTCGCGCTGCTGGAAATCGCCGAAGGACTGATTTCCTATGATTTCGACGGGCAGCCGGGCGGCGAAGCCGTCGCCGACGGCAAAGATATGACTTTGCCGGAAAATCGGCAGGAACGCCACTGA
- a CDS encoding acyl-CoA dehydrogenase family protein: protein MANFFKDNRDLQFTLDHLDLAEAVKLREANYTFAEQFETAPTDYADAMDNYRRLLDVIGEICGDNIEPRSRTVDQEGPHFADGVVTYHPLTRQNLADLAKADVMGVMLPHQYGGLNFPVTIYTMMTEMVSRADASLQNLFGLQDIAETICEFGSEEQRQEFLPRFATGEVDGSMDLTEPDSGSDLQSVRLRAWQDPKTGQWYLNGMKRFITNGCAQVHLVLARSEDNTTDGRGLSMFICEAGPKLVVRRIENKLGIHGVATCELQYNDVPAQLCGQRRRGLTRYVMSLMNGARVAISAQALGVAEAAYREARKYASEREQFKKSIDQFPAIYDMLCSMKSKILAARTLLYETTRAVDLRNGYNHLVEHSETVSPEDRAAQKYYNRVAAVLTPMCKALSTEIANQVAYDSIQIHGGTGYMRDFNAERFYRDARITNIYEGTTQLQVVAAIGGVIQRDNDKRIAELFALPYTGKLARLKEMLGELYAKHLEAVRFVADKRCPEYHDLMARHLVDMETYVFVGLLMLRDACHDAERVVLAERYILDAVPEFTKRHLRVMSDDVSVIDSHREVIEY from the coding sequence ATGGCTAACTTTTTCAAAGACAACCGCGACCTTCAGTTCACGCTCGACCACCTCGACCTGGCCGAAGCGGTGAAACTGCGCGAAGCGAATTACACGTTCGCCGAGCAATTCGAAACCGCTCCCACCGATTATGCCGACGCGATGGACAACTACCGCCGGCTGCTCGATGTCATCGGTGAAATCTGCGGCGACAACATCGAACCGCGCTCCCGCACCGTCGATCAGGAAGGTCCGCATTTTGCCGACGGCGTCGTGACCTATCATCCGCTGACCCGGCAGAACCTCGCCGACCTGGCCAAGGCCGATGTCATGGGCGTCATGCTGCCGCACCAGTACGGCGGGCTGAATTTTCCGGTGACCATCTACACGATGATGACCGAGATGGTGTCGCGTGCCGACGCCAGCTTGCAGAACCTGTTCGGATTGCAGGACATCGCCGAAACCATCTGCGAATTCGGCAGCGAAGAACAGCGCCAGGAATTCCTGCCCCGTTTCGCCACCGGCGAAGTCGACGGCTCGATGGACCTGACCGAACCGGATTCCGGGTCGGATCTGCAATCGGTCCGGCTGCGCGCCTGGCAGGACCCCAAGACCGGTCAGTGGTACCTGAACGGCATGAAGCGCTTCATCACCAACGGCTGTGCCCAGGTGCATCTGGTGCTGGCCCGTTCCGAGGACAACACCACCGACGGCCGCGGGCTGTCGATGTTCATCTGCGAAGCCGGTCCGAAGCTGGTCGTCCGCCGCATTGAAAACAAACTCGGCATCCACGGCGTCGCCACCTGCGAGCTGCAGTACAACGATGTGCCGGCGCAGCTCTGCGGCCAGCGCCGCCGCGGCCTGACCCGTTATGTGATGTCGCTGATGAACGGCGCCCGCGTCGCGATCAGCGCCCAGGCGCTCGGCGTCGCCGAAGCAGCCTACCGCGAAGCGCGCAAATACGCTTCGGAGCGCGAACAGTTCAAGAAAAGCATCGACCAGTTCCCGGCGATTTATGACATGCTCTGCTCGATGAAGTCGAAGATCCTGGCGGCCCGCACGCTGCTGTACGAAACCACCCGCGCCGTCGATTTGCGCAACGGCTACAATCATCTGGTCGAGCACAGCGAGACGGTTTCCCCCGAGGACCGCGCCGCCCAGAAATATTACAACCGCGTTGCCGCGGTGTTGACGCCGATGTGCAAGGCGCTGTCCACCGAAATCGCCAATCAGGTGGCTTACGACAGCATCCAGATTCACGGCGGCACCGGTTATATGCGCGACTTCAATGCCGAACGGTTCTACCGCGATGCCCGCATCACCAATATTTACGAAGGCACCACACAGTTGCAGGTCGTCGCCGCCATCGGCGGAGTCATTCAGCGCGACAACGACAAACGGATCGCCGAACTCTTCGCGCTGCCCTATACCGGCAAACTGGCGCGCTTGAAGGAAATGCTCGGCGAACTCTACGCCAAGCATCTCGAAGCGGTCAGATTCGTCGCCGACAAGCGTTGTCCGGAATACCACGACCTGATGGCTCGCCATCTGGTGGACATGGAAACCTACGTGTTCGTCGGTCTGCTGATGCTGCGCGATGCCTGCCATGACGCCGAACGGGTGGTGCTGGCCGAACGCTACATCCTGGATGCGGTACCGGAATTCACCAAGCGTCATTTGCGGGTGATGAGCGATGACGTCAGCGTCATCGACAGTCATCGTGAAGTGATCGAATATTAA